The DNA window tttctttattttgtagtAAATTTAAAGATGTTTCGCTTATTAAGCTTAGATATACATTCTGTATAAAATAAATTCTGATGTGTCAATATCTGTATCTTCCATTCACAAGAGCGTATAATAtatgtacgagggtcaatcaaaaaatacgaagacaatgtggctgtctatcatatatttttcatgaaagtcatacttaatagattaatctgtgcaccaacacctatgttattgatatgcgaagttttagtccatttgataaaacggtatttttgttacccctttttaaaaacaacatgttttgtcaccacggcgcacggtaacgttcaaaacatgacgtcaagattaaacacgcacagtttatagatataccccatctttatatcacgcttagtaTCTTGTGCCTTGCtcattacaatttaaaatggcactgaaccacttaacatcttatttgcacacatgtGTTctagaatcataagttagttcttcaaagttttcattttcttaccGTGTATATCTTAGTTcacagtaaggataaccctgaacgtcggttgacgttacttcttttttgaccaaatatttacagatattctactctttttcggactgttttatattcagaatacaatgaccaccacccccacaaaatttattacagttaaacacaaacttgcaaataattgttgacttattttatgcaccattgagcattttcacagcttgtatcggttttttcctgagttaaatccattttgtttgtacttttcgttgcgccgtgacgtccggcgacgtcgatgtttttagtcaattctaaagaggactaccTGTCTTTaattactaatatctgttcgacaaaacaatatatcccgtcattcTTTGGTACATATTATGACTATATTAAATTTGAAgtttcaatattaatgtggctttaagcccaatttatagagatattactttcaacattatatggtttattgttgacttaagacaaattttgaccgtgcgccgtgacctcatttttgcaggattagattcaaaattattcttagaaataaacaaatatatgaactttttttcttgcaaattgtttgaaactattgctaaattatgtctaccaaatttagtaatgatatgacgttaagtaacatagctatgacaaaagtcttcgtattttttgattgaccctcgtaatcATTACGTTATTGGTCATGTTTTATCTGTTAACTCGCGCCAGTCACCTCGACGTGATCCAACTCTCTGGAACAATCACCGTTACATGTGtataataattatgaatatgatatcatcatcatcattttcctaaaaaaaatgcagataaACGTGAGAAAATATAACAACTGAGAGTTCATATAGCCACAATAACTTTTATTATAGAATACGTTTTGGAACCCCAAGAAGACGCTTgtaaaatatgtcataaaaaggAATATGTCAggagataaaaagaaaacaaacagatTAGATAATTTAGAggcatttttatataaataggcaacttgttaaacaataagaaaatttaaacattttcacaaaattaaatataaatctatTGGACATTTGATTTGTATACTTCGCTCATAACGTGCAAAATACAGTATTCTAAGTAAACTAACAGAACCTATAGGCTTCACACAGCCGGTCCCTAAACAGCATCACATATTTCAAATCACGTAAGTTTTGAGCTGTTTTATTTGATCATAAATGAATTAATACAATGTCGGTAAAGCAATCCTAGTTTATAAATGGAACATGTCCACTTCCAGGGGTTTTCTGACCCAATGACCGTACCCGTTTTCATCCATAACCGATTCGAACACTCCCTTTGCAGCTGAGTATTCCGTTGCCATGTCTTTTGTTTCTCGATAGGTCCTGTGACCAATATTTTGCTCAATCCGAGAGTAGGATAAAAACAGCGACCTTTTGCAGAGACGGGATGGTGTATTTCTacaagatttcaaatatttgagatctttatgaaaatgtatgtatggtggcatatttctgccccttgtgtgcaagttatttttctatcaaatatgtcgacatgcaagataaatatgttaacatgcaaggtagttatgtcaacatgcaacataattatgttgacatgcagagatatgccaccatatgtATGACATGTTTGACtaaatttccatttaaaaaaacaatgataTCATGTTTCATTTAGTTTGCATTTATTTTGCATAATTTCTTTTCCGCCCCATGACGTAATGTAAATCTTCTTAGGATATTGGCCCGTAGTGACATGTGATAAGTTTTAATGGGACGCCAATTGTACCTgccctacatgtacatgtagacttgcattttaaaaatatacaaaatgcaatgtacatatatatatataaatcacgTGATCTACCGTGTCGTCATCCCGCGTGTCCCGTCTGTCACTTCTACACTGTTATCCGCCATGTTCCAGTTGACGCTGATTGGGCTGGATTTGTCCACAGAACGAGTGTCGGTAACCCGGGTAACACAGCCAAGTTTTGGGTGCTGGGCCCTGTATTCCTGGGGTAGACCGGTCAGAGGCCGGCTGTCACGATCTACACGGCAACACATCGCACGTGACATGTGCCCGTCATTGAATAACATACCTAGAGATATCCAGATCAGTGAAAATTACAGCGATATAGCGTAAATTTATAACCATGTACAAGCAGGAACGTATTATACTAACGTCCCTTGTACAAGCCACTTAAACCGTCACGGTTGTTTCGAGCATTACTATATCTTTCTCCGCCAATAAAGCCGATGTTGATTTAAATTGACAAGAAGCTTAAAGAATTAAACAGAACAAAAGtaccaccaaaaaaaaaaacaacataaaggGAAAATGTGATTGAAACAAAGGTTGAACAACTAACCCCAAATATAAAGCTTGAAAATATTATtggaatatattattaaaaatgtgcataatgtTATAAGTGTTTGTTGCATACCAAGTGTGATAGAAGAAAGATAAATTGGTTCCAAAAACTGCGACAAAAGCGCCCCCTGTAATCCAAGAACGTTCCAACGACAGATCTTGTCACTACACGACATAGTGCGCAGGCGCTGTCCGCGACGGATGCCGTCAAGTGTCTGGGGGATGTCGTCTGTAGGTATCGTCCCCTCACCTGTCGCACACAAATACATGTCCATGTCATGCTTTAATTTGATTTAGGTTTAGTGAAAATCTATTCACTTTTTTAAAGATCTATGAAGTTACAGGTTGCAAACTTAGgcagataaatagatagatattCCCACCGTTCTCAACTTTTGATCTGAGAAGACCATGTTGCCGGTTTCTGATTATTGGAGCATGATTTCTTCCAGTATCTTCGGGGTCTGCACTGTAAtaagtttgaaaaatttaaatataggGCAAGTCCACCATTACTATGTGTGTATAAATAACAGATAGTAGAGTACCTACCGCGTAAAGACTGCCCCATCACCACACGGGGCCGTGGAGATATAGAGATGGAAGGACAGATGAGACATAACCTTTAGAGTCCCGGAGGAAGTTTGCATCAGTATCTTACTGCCTCTTCGGGTTTGAGCGCGAGATATTTCTTCGCACATGTACCTATGTTTCAGAGAAATTTAGTTGCATCAgacaaattgtaattaattgTATAATAAAACTAAGGAGTTGAGATAGCTAAAAGTTAATGCTTCAGAACTTCACTTACGTGTTTAACAGTCATACTACGTGTAGCAACAGCAACAAAGACTGTAAATTTACTGTATTTCTACACCACTGCCAAACATTCTACCTTTTAAAGCCTCTTTTAGCGATGATTTCGGCATGAGAATCGTTCAGGACGGTGCCTTCTACACAAAGATGGTCTCCCGTGATACAGCGGTTTCCTGTTCAGAGGAAGTTTGAGTTGCATGAATTTTGATTTAGGGAGCTGTCTCGTCAACATATAATGTCTAGTAAATACCTTTTCAATTTAGACATATCTTAATATTCTAAGAATTGATTAAGCGAcatatttaatgttaaaatgcttttaaatttcACATCCTTCCTCCCAATCTCTCTATACAAAACTCTTCTTCCCcagaaaataaatatgatttaaaattgaatCGTCCCTCTTAAAATCATGAATACGTATTTTCTTCTTACAGATCAAGTTTTTGCAGGGGTCAACACAATTCAGAAACTTCATTCTGGTTTAGactacaaaaaaattataaatttatcttCGCGACATACGTCACGTAACCTTGGATACCTGTCCCTAAACTGACCACCGTGAGCTCATCCTCATCATTATCGTATAACAAGATGGCGGCCAGAACCTTCCGCCCAGACAAGTCCTCGTTTTCTGTAGCCACCAAGTTTCTAAATTTCGTCAATGTCTCCACGGCTATCCTATCGTCCCAAGTCTGTATCGTGTGCGGCATCTCTTCAGTTGTTCtctaatatatataaatcaatcaTTCTCATGAGTACAGATGGATTTTCTTATTGTGAGTAATGGcccaaaaataaataagaacaaAGTGCCGGAGACTTGCAATATGGTCAAGGTTCAGTTTCCGAAAAGTTCAAATATGTTATATGATCGGCAATTGCAATCGCTGAAAGAGTTTATAACTTCTTTTTTATTGGTGCTTATTACCTGCCATGTAATATGTATTACCTTTACTAAGTAAATAATAGTTCAAAAGTATATTTACAATTATGatacttttttaaacatatttttaaatctatattaacctaagaaatgtttacaaaacACAATCACCTGTGAAGACTTCAGCTCGTATTTccccattttctttaaatgtcTCAGAGCTTCCGCTGTGGCGCGATTTTTTGCCTCATTTAAATTTTTCCCAGTGACGgatttaaatttctgtttacCAAGACAGGCAGCCATATAAAACCTGATTGAAACAAAGCGATTTTACAAAGTCTATACAACTTACATTTATgaatacatttatttgtataaatcGAATACTGGGAATTTATACTGACATTAGTATTGTTTGTTTTTGAAATCAAAAGTTAAAACTCACGTTAGATCATGGGGCGGTCCTCTGCGTGGGGACGTTTCAATGACATCACATGTTAAGTGCTGGGACTGCGCATGCTCGTTAAACATCTGAAGAGGATTTCTTCCAGGAGGGCAGATGTCACTGAAGTCGTCGCACCTTGGACTGCTGCCACTGGCTCCTCTAGAACTTCGTAACTTCTGAAATAAACGGAACACGtggttttgataaaaattttgtaatataaagatcggttaaataattgtttagtcTATGTTTggttaaataattgtttagtcTATGTTTggttaaataattgtttagtcTATGTTTggttaaataattgtttagtcTATGTTTggttaaataattgtttagtcTATGTTTGGTTAATTAATTGTTTAGTCTATGTTTggttaaataattgtttagtcTATGTTTGGTATCAACAGATTACATAATTCTCAAAAATACAAGGTGCCATTAATCTTGACACAATTCATTTGGTAAATTACTATGATTACAATATGAATTCAAGTTGAACATTGCTTTTTGTAGATATACAGAGATGTCTCACTGGTTTTGGTATTTTCCCTTCTCTCTGAAGCTGTAAAAGTGCGATGTTTGCAGCCTTTTTGCGACCCTCCTTTTTGTTTCCGTGTTCAATCATCCGGAACTTTCGATCACCAAGCTTAGCATACATCCGGAAACTGAAGAGtaagttttttaaatttgtaacaaAGTCAAAACTATTTCAATGTGATTGGCTTTTCATACAAATATTTCTTCATTTGCTCATTCTTTGATCGCGTTTTTTGAGAATGTTACTCACGTGGGACAGTGTGACGGTCCAGTTTGTGGAGCTTGCTCGATCGTTGCTGTGAGTCCCCGAGACTGCGCATGCTCCATTAAAGCACTCACTGGGTCTTTATCCGGAATAGCCAACGTCTCCTCAGCATCTCTAGAGCCCTACCCAATTatacgtaaaaaaaattgttggatTTATCGCTTTCtagtaattttcattttttttctttagaaatcgGTCTGTTAGTTTATGTTGCAGTCTATTCATTGTTCGTCCctgtgtctgttttatttttgacgGACCTGGCTGGCGGCGGCGGTCTCCAGTCTCAGGGCCTTGTCTGCTGCCTTGGTCTGGGCCTCTTTCTTGTTCGGACCTTCCGCCTGACAGATGAGGCTGTCTCCAAGGCGCGCGTACGCTACAAACCTTTTCATTAGCAAAACTAAGTTATTTTAAAAGTCATATTGCAAGATGGTTaacttatgttttaaaatattcatctaTATCAACatagttttaaatattatatacatgtaatgcaacGTAATTATTTTTGCAAAGTTCATCATTCAAATGTACAGACAAGTATGTATCTTCTGTGCAACAATAAAACTAGTATATACTctgaacattgaaaaaaaaaataaatatatgtatgtgcATTATACtggattttcttttaaaaagaagttaacAGATATATTGTTAACGTTGATACCGAATTACACTAAATAAAGACATGTAGCATATCATAAAGCACTTAGTCTATTGATTCACTTTACGGATTTTCAACAAGATTAATACtgtctttttaatttcaatgctttgtaattttgtttatcagtgtgtatataaaaaatgacaattttttttaatttgatgtgtTGGTGTTATCGCCGAAATCTCGTGTCCGATactaatacaaaatattaatcacTTGAATAGCAAATTTTGGCTTGCATAttctacaaaaaaatatgtttattacaTTGGGTTTCCGGATAATAGCGGACCACCTTTCTTCGCTTGACATTCAAGCGTTGGTTTCTTTCCGATCTTCTGGCCATATTCCATGAACGCACTAATGGCGTTCTT is part of the Crassostrea angulata isolate pt1a10 chromosome 3, ASM2561291v2, whole genome shotgun sequence genome and encodes:
- the LOC128176031 gene encoding double-stranded RNA-specific adenosine deaminase-like codes for the protein MQANGGLQKNAISAFMEYGQKIGKKPTLECQAKKGGPLLSGNPMFVAYARLGDSLICQAEGPNKKEAQTKAADKALRLETAAASQGSRDAEETLAIPDKDPVSALMEHAQSRGLTATIEQAPQTGPSHCPTFRMYAKLGDRKFRMIEHGNKKEGRKKAANIALLQLQREGKIPKPKLRSSRGASGSSPRCDDFSDICPPGRNPLQMFNEHAQSQHLTCDVIETSPRRGPPHDLTFYMAACLGKQKFKSVTGKNLNEAKNRATAEALRHLKKMGKYELKSSQRTTEEMPHTIQTWDDRIAVETLTKFRNLVATENEDLSGRKVLAAILLYDNDEDELTVVSLGTGNRCITGDHLCVEGTVLNDSHAEIIAKRGFKRYMCEEISRAQTRRGSKILMQTSSGTLKVMSHLSFHLYISTAPCGDGAVFTRADPEDTGRNHAPIIRNRQHGLLRSKVENGEGTIPTDDIPQTLDGIRRGQRLRTMSCSDKICRWNVLGLQGALLSQFLEPIYLSSITLGMLFNDGHMSRAMCCRVDRDSRPLTGLPQEYRAQHPKLGCVTRVTDTRSVDKSSPISVNWNMADNSVEVTDGTRGMTTRNTPSRLCKRSLFLSYSRIEQNIGHRTYRETKDMATEYSAAKGVFESVMDENGYGHWVRKPLEVDMFHL